The following coding sequences lie in one Acidimicrobiales bacterium genomic window:
- a CDS encoding PH domain-containing protein, which yields MEPAAIVTWTLVQECPIPDDVSSLLVEGERAVAAYKTFRDSAIFTTHRLIVRDAQGLRGKKVEIYSLPYSAINMWSSENAGGLLDMNAELELWTRAGHIKVNLNRGIDIRRLDRLIAHAVLGKLG from the coding sequence TTGGAACCGGCAGCGATCGTGACGTGGACGCTCGTCCAGGAGTGCCCGATCCCCGACGACGTGAGCTCGTTGCTCGTCGAGGGCGAGCGTGCCGTCGCGGCCTACAAGACGTTTCGTGACAGCGCCATCTTCACCACCCACCGGCTGATCGTTCGCGACGCCCAGGGCCTGCGCGGCAAGAAGGTCGAGATCTACAGCCTCCCGTACTCGGCCATCAACATGTGGTCGTCGGAGAACGCCGGCGGTCTGCTCGACATGAACGCGGAGCTCGAGCTCTGGACGAGGGCGGGCCACATCAAGGTGAACCTCAACCGGGGCATCGACATCCGCCGTCTCGACCGCCTGATCGCCCACGCCGTCCTCGGCAAGCTCGGCTGA
- a CDS encoding XRE family transcriptional regulator, with the protein MTSSPQIDAVLAEVGPRLRRLRTQRDVTLTELAAATGISKSTLSRLESGQRRPSLELLLPIAQAHGIPLDELVGAPEVGDPRIRPRPQKRGDRIVVPLTQQPRGVHAWKVVIPPSRRAPELRTHEGYEWLYVLSGELRLILGDHDLTMGPGEVAEFDTRVPHWFGAAGDRPVEILSLLGRHGERAHVRAAPRRRKGDG; encoded by the coding sequence GTGACGAGCTCGCCGCAGATCGACGCCGTCCTCGCCGAGGTGGGGCCCCGGCTGCGGCGCCTGCGCACCCAGCGGGACGTCACCCTGACCGAGCTGGCCGCCGCCACCGGCATCTCGAAGAGCACGCTCTCACGGCTGGAGTCGGGGCAACGCCGGCCGAGCCTCGAGCTGCTGCTCCCGATCGCGCAGGCCCACGGCATCCCGCTGGACGAGCTGGTCGGCGCCCCCGAGGTCGGCGACCCCCGGATCCGCCCCCGCCCGCAGAAACGGGGCGACCGCATCGTCGTGCCGCTGACCCAGCAGCCGCGCGGCGTGCACGCCTGGAAGGTCGTGATCCCGCCGAGCCGCCGGGCTCCCGAGCTCCGCACGCACGAGGGCTACGAGTGGCTCTACGTGCTGAGCGGCGAGCTGCGGCTGATCCTCGGCGACCACGACCTCACGATGGGCCCGGGCGAGGTGGCCGAGTTCGACACCCGGGTGCCGCACTGGTTCGGCGCCGCCGGCGACCGGCCGGTGGAAATCCTGAGCCTGCTCGGCCGTCACGGCGAACGGGCCCACGTCCGGGCCGCACCCCGCCGCCGGAAGGGCGACGGCTGA
- a CDS encoding NAD(P)/FAD-dependent oxidoreductase, translated as MDEQRYDVVVIGGGAAGLSAALVLGRARRRVAVVDAGSPRNAPAAQMHGFLSRDGMPPRELLATGRAEVARYGVAVVEDAVVGIDHGFVVRLAGGRRLPARRVVVATGVGDELPDIPGVRERWGRDLLHCPYCHGWEVRDQPLGVLGTIAGSVQHALLVRQWSEDVVFFAHTYALTDDERAQLDARGIRVEPGPVARLVVEDDRLRGVELGDGRVVARSAVFVRPGNGAHRDGLLAGLGCEVDEAGFAVVDATGRTTAAGVWAAGNVVDPRAQVITAAGAGSAVAIAVNADLVREDVELAVRRAQTAPVHAAV; from the coding sequence ATGGACGAGCAGCGGTACGACGTGGTGGTGATCGGTGGCGGGGCGGCCGGCCTCAGCGCCGCCCTCGTGCTCGGGCGGGCCCGGCGACGGGTCGCCGTGGTCGACGCCGGGTCACCGCGCAACGCCCCGGCGGCGCAGATGCACGGGTTCCTCTCGCGCGACGGCATGCCGCCGCGCGAGCTGCTGGCGACCGGGCGGGCCGAGGTGGCGCGCTACGGCGTGGCCGTGGTCGAGGATGCCGTCGTCGGGATCGACCACGGGTTCGTCGTGCGGCTGGCCGGCGGCCGGCGGCTCCCGGCCCGGCGGGTCGTCGTGGCGACCGGCGTGGGCGACGAGCTGCCGGACATCCCCGGCGTCCGCGAGCGCTGGGGCCGCGACCTCCTGCACTGCCCGTACTGCCACGGGTGGGAGGTCCGCGACCAGCCGCTCGGCGTGCTCGGCACGATCGCCGGGTCCGTGCAGCACGCGCTCCTCGTGCGCCAGTGGTCGGAGGACGTCGTGTTCTTCGCCCACACCTACGCGCTCACCGACGACGAGCGGGCCCAGCTCGACGCCCGCGGCATCCGAGTGGAGCCCGGCCCGGTGGCGCGCCTGGTCGTCGAGGACGACCGGCTGCGCGGGGTGGAGCTGGGCGACGGCCGCGTGGTGGCCCGGTCCGCCGTGTTCGTCCGGCCCGGCAACGGCGCCCACCGCGATGGGCTGCTCGCCGGCCTCGGCTGCGAGGTCGACGAGGCCGGCTTCGCCGTCGTCGACGCCACCGGGCGCACGACGGCGGCCGGCGTGTGGGCAGCCGGCAACGTGGTCGACCCGCGTGCCCAGGTGATCACCGCGGCCGGAGCCGGCTCGGCGGTGGCGATCGCCGTCAACGCCGACCTCGTCCGCGAGGACGTCGAGCTCGCGGTGCGACGGGCGCAGACGGCGCCGGTCCACGCCGCCGTCTGA
- a CDS encoding serine hydrolase domain-containing protein → MSDRTGAPSIDRSAVLDAARYFDRWLAFRQRYDRIPGIQAAVLHGDEVVLSCAHGLADVEAGTPLTTRHLFRIASHSKTFTATAVLQLVDRGDLRLDDPVSRWLPFLAASDLATVTVRELLGHGGGLVRDGWDGDFWQLHRSFPDAAELERIAMDDAAVLSRNERFKYSNIGFSLLGMVVAAASAQRYDDYVRDHILGPLGLEDTGPDLDPARAEDYATGYSALAYADRRLPIDLVPTGAMASATGFYSTASDVVRYAAAHFHGDVRLLSEDAKRLAQRTEWEVAENQAYGLGFAVTKVGDRRLLGHGGGYPGHITFTMFDPVERVAVSVLTNAIDGGARGMATAFVRLLDLAAKDGADPADADLSSFRGRFANLWAVFDIADLGGRLYRMDPTVPDPVAEPERLAVVDPDTLRFEEASGYSSPGERLVYDRAADGTVRSVRGGSGMRSYPVDELTRAVDGRDRVTPAEPLLP, encoded by the coding sequence ATGAGCGATCGCACCGGCGCGCCCTCGATCGACCGCAGCGCGGTGCTCGACGCGGCGCGGTACTTCGACCGGTGGCTGGCGTTCCGGCAGCGGTACGACCGGATCCCCGGCATCCAGGCGGCCGTGCTCCACGGCGACGAGGTGGTGCTGTCGTGCGCCCACGGGCTGGCCGACGTGGAGGCCGGCACCCCGCTCACGACCCGCCACCTGTTCCGCATCGCCTCGCACTCGAAGACGTTCACGGCGACGGCCGTGCTCCAGCTCGTCGACCGGGGCGACCTCCGGCTCGACGACCCCGTCTCGCGGTGGCTGCCGTTCCTCGCCGCGTCCGACCTCGCCACGGTCACCGTGCGGGAGCTCCTCGGCCACGGCGGCGGCCTCGTGCGCGACGGCTGGGACGGCGACTTCTGGCAGCTGCACCGGTCCTTCCCCGACGCCGCCGAGCTCGAGCGGATTGCCATGGACGACGCCGCCGTCCTGTCCCGCAACGAGCGGTTCAAGTACTCGAACATCGGGTTCTCGCTGCTCGGCATGGTCGTCGCCGCTGCCTCCGCCCAGCGGTACGACGACTACGTGCGCGACCACATCCTCGGGCCGTTGGGGCTGGAGGACACCGGTCCCGACCTCGACCCGGCACGGGCCGAGGACTACGCCACCGGCTACAGCGCCCTCGCCTACGCCGACCGCCGGCTGCCCATCGACCTCGTCCCAACGGGAGCGATGGCGTCGGCCACCGGCTTCTACTCCACGGCGTCGGACGTCGTCCGCTACGCCGCCGCCCACTTCCACGGCGACGTCCGGCTCCTCTCCGAGGACGCCAAGCGGCTCGCCCAGCGGACCGAGTGGGAGGTCGCCGAGAACCAGGCCTACGGCCTCGGCTTCGCCGTCACGAAGGTCGGCGACCGCCGGCTCCTGGGCCACGGGGGCGGCTACCCGGGGCACATCACGTTCACGATGTTCGACCCCGTCGAGCGGGTCGCCGTGTCGGTGCTGACCAACGCCATCGACGGCGGGGCGCGCGGGATGGCGACGGCGTTCGTCCGCCTCCTCGACCTCGCCGCCAAGGACGGGGCCGACCCCGCCGACGCCGACCTGTCGTCGTTCCGGGGCCGGTTCGCCAACCTCTGGGCGGTGTTCGACATCGCCGACCTCGGCGGCCGCCTCTACCGCATGGACCCCACGGTCCCCGACCCGGTCGCCGAGCCCGAGCGCCTCGCCGTGGTCGACCCGGACACGCTGCGCTTCGAGGAGGCGTCGGGCTACAGCTCGCCCGGCGAGCGGCTCGTCTACGACCGGGCCGCCGACGGCACCGTGCGGTCCGTGCGGGGCGGCAGCGGGATGCGCTCGTACCCGGTCGACGAGCTCACCAGGGCCGTCGACGGCCGGGACCGCGTGACGCCGGCCGAACCCCTGCTGCCCTGA
- a CDS encoding dihydrofolate reductase family protein: protein MSQVRVHNFSVSLDGFGTGEGLTFDAPFGHAGHRLHQWMFATRFWHTMVGDAGGNDGVDNAFAEQFNLGVGAEIMGRGKFWPNTGPWTDVGTNDEWRGWWGPNPPFHTPVFVLTHHPRPSLEMEGGTVFHFVDASPEDALDLAREAAGDLDVRIGGGPTVVREFLAAGLIDTAHVVQVPILLGRGVRLWDGLENLDERYDTEAVSSPSGVVHLTMTRR, encoded by the coding sequence GTGTCCCAGGTTCGTGTCCACAACTTCTCGGTCTCGCTGGACGGGTTCGGCACCGGCGAGGGCCTGACGTTCGACGCCCCGTTCGGCCACGCCGGGCACCGGCTGCACCAGTGGATGTTCGCCACCCGCTTCTGGCACACGATGGTCGGCGATGCCGGCGGCAACGACGGGGTCGACAACGCGTTCGCCGAGCAGTTCAACCTCGGCGTCGGTGCGGAGATCATGGGCCGGGGCAAGTTCTGGCCCAACACCGGCCCCTGGACCGATGTCGGCACCAACGACGAGTGGCGGGGCTGGTGGGGGCCGAACCCCCCGTTCCACACGCCCGTGTTCGTCCTCACGCACCACCCGCGCCCCTCATTGGAGATGGAGGGCGGCACGGTGTTCCACTTCGTCGACGCCTCCCCGGAGGACGCGCTCGACCTCGCCCGGGAGGCGGCCGGCGACCTCGACGTGCGGATCGGCGGCGGCCCGACGGTCGTCCGCGAGTTCCTCGCCGCCGGCCTGATCGATACCGCCCACGTCGTGCAGGTCCCGATCCTACTCGGCCGGGGCGTCCGCCTCTGGGACGGCCTCGAGAACCTCGACGAGCGCTACGACACCGAGGCGGTGTCGTCGCCGAGCGGCGTCGTCCACCTGACCATGACCCGTCGATGA